The Streptomyces sp. NBC_00335 DNA window CGTCGCGGCCCTCGCACCGCTGCCCTTCGTGATCGCGCAGCCGGGCCTCACGGCCGACGTGCTCGGCTCCCGTGACGGCAAGCAGGTCATCTCCATCACCGGGGCCCCCACCCGCGAGACCACCGGCCAGCTGCGGATGACCACGATCCAGGCCACCGGACCCTCCACCACCGTCACCCTCCCCGAGCTGGTCGGCGACTGGTTCGACACCGCCCGGGCGGTCATGCCCAGGGAGTCGGTGTACCCCTCGGGCGGAAGCGACAAGGAGATCGAGGAGCACAACCTGGAGGAGATGACCAAGTCGCAGTCGACGGCCTCCGCGGCCGCCCTCGGCTACCTCCACAAGGACCCCAATGACGTGAAGGTCGAGCTGAACCTCGCCGACGTCGGCGGTCCGAGCGCCGGACTGCTCTTCTCCCTCGGCATCGTCGACAAGCTCGACGGGAACGGCAGCGGCGGCGATCTCACCGGCGGCAGCACCATCGCCGGTACGGGCACCATCACCGCGGCCGGCGAAGTCGGCGCGGTCGGCGGCGTGGCCCTGAAGACCCAGGCCGCGCGGCGCGACGGGGCGAGCGTGTTCCTCGTACCGGCGGCGGAGTGCTCGGACGCCGAGTCCGAACTCCCCAAGGGGCTCCGGCTGGTCCCCGTCACCTCGCTGACGGATGCGGTGAACGCTCTGCGGGCTCTGCAGAAGGGCGAACCGGCTCCGTCCTGCTGAGCCGGGAGGCCGCCTCCATGCTCCGCCAGGAGGGGAACACCAGCGGCGAGAGCGTGACGAGGAAGTAGGTCCCGCCGAACACCAGCAGCGCCTTCGTCACCCCGAAGCCGTCGACCAGCAGCCCCGCGGCCAGCCCGCCCAGCGGCATCGTCAGCTCACAGCCGGCCGTGGTCACGCCGGCGACCCGGCTGCGCAGGGCGTCGGGCACCTTCTCCATCATCACGGTGGTCAGGATCGGGTTGAGCACGCCCGCGCCCAGCCCCGACAGGGCCATCGTCACCGCGAGCGGCAGCGGGGTGTCGGTGAAGGCGGCGACCACGTAGCGCGGGGCTCCGCACAGCAGGAACGCCGCGGCGAATACGGCCCTACGGGGGAACCGCTCGCCCCAGGCTCCGTAGAGCAGGGCGCCCAGCAGCGCGAACCCGCCGAAGAGGGCGATCATCAGTCCGAGCGCGGTGGGTCCGCCGAGGGCTTCGAGGCCGTGCACGGGCAGCAGGACCGAGGACCAGCCCTGGTCTATGCCGTTGGTCATCATCACCATCACCGTGATGCCCAGCAGCAGCCTGGCCCGGGTCAGGAACCGCCAGCCTTCGGCGAGTTCGGCCCGGTAGCCCGCCAACGACACCTTCCCGGCGGCGCGCTGCGGCTCGGCGGCCGGTATCCCGCGCAGGAACACGGCGACCAGCAGCGCGGAGGCGCCGAAGGTGGCCGCGTCGAGGAGCAGCACCGACCCGGCGCCGATCGTGGCGATCAGTACGCCGGCCAGTGCGGCCCCGATCATGCGGGCTCCGCGCGAGACGGCGTCGTAGAGGCTGGCGGCGCGGGCGATGGTGGTGCCGGCGTGCTCGGCGAGATGGGGGAGCAGGACGTAGCGCGCGGTCAGTCCGGGGGTGTGCACGAGGCCGCAGACGGCCATCAGTGCGCACAGCATCCAGAACTCCAGCAGCCCGGTGTGGTGCAGCAGCGGTATCGCGGCCACGGCCAGCCCGCAGATCAGGTCGGAGACGGCGGAGACCCGGCGGCGGCCGATCCGGTCGATGACCGGGCCCCCGACCAGGGCGGCGATCGCGACGGGCAGGGTGGCGCAGAAGGCGACGATCCCGGCCCGGCCGGCGCTGCCCGTGGTCTGGAGCACGAACCACGGCACTCCGATCAGGGTCAGCGAACTCCCGGCTATCGAGATGGTGTTGGCGAGCAGGACGGCGGTGAAGGGGACACGGCTCACGCGATGCCGCCGTGCGGGCGGGAGATCCGGGTGTTGCGGGTGATGCGTGCGTGCAGGTGCGCGGGCTGGATCAGGCGGATGCCGAGCGCGATCAGGGTCTCGCCGAGCTGGTTGCGCAGGGCGGGGGCGCGCAGGCGGGGAACGGGGGAGACCGGCGGCGCGGCCGCCCGCGCGCGGCGCCAGGCGGCGGCCTCGGCGGTGCGGGTGGCGTGGGTCTCGGCATGGATGTGGGCATGGCTGAAGGCGTGCACGGCAGGGCTCCTTCTGCGAAAGGGGTGGAGGCGCGGGCTACTTGGTGCGCACCGGGAAGGCGTGTGTGTGGACGCGGACCGTCTCCGTGCCTTCCGAGGGCGGCAGATCGCGGTAGCTGTTGATCAGGTCGTGCATTTTGAGGACCAGCTCGTGGCTCTGCTCGGGGGTCAGCTGCAGCGAGAAGTCGCTGAGCTCGGAACTCCGCCGCCACTCCAGTGACCAGGTGTGCGCCTCGCCCAGCCAGGAGGACAGCTCCTGTTCGTGGATCTTCACGATCTCCGCGAGGAAGACCTCCGCGGCACCGCGCGTGGCCGGGTCGGTGTCGTAGACCAGCGCCTCGTCGAAGATCGTGCCGTCCTGGGCCGGCCGCCACCAGCGCTCACGGCCCTTGCCGTGCTCGGGGGCGTCCTCGACGAACCCGTACGCGGCGAGCTGGCGCAGGTGGTAGCTGGTGGCCCCGCTCGATTCCCCGAGCCGCTCCGCCAGCTGCGAGGCGGTGGCCGGCCCGTGCAGGCGCAGGTCGCCCAGGAGGCGGATGCGCAGCGGATGGGCCAGGCCGCGCAGGGAGTGGGCGTCGAGCTTGCGGAGCTGGGGCTCCGGATTCTGGGAATCGGCGTTCTTCTCGGGCATGCCTCAACAGTAGAGTTGCAAAGAAGCCTATGCAAGGGTTTCTTTGCAACCACTTCTTTGCATCCCCGCTCCGGCGCTCACTCCTCCTTGATGAACCCCTCCGCCACCAGCCAGTCCTTGGCCACCTCGTGCGGATCCTGCCCGTCCACGTCGACCAGGGCGTTGAGCCGCTGCGCCGTCTCCGTCGTCAGCCGCTTCGACAGGGGGTCCAGCAGGCCCGCGATCTGCGGGTACTTCTCCAGCGTCTTCGCGTGCAGCTCCGGCGCCGCGTTGTAGTTGGGGAAGAAGTGCCGGTCGTCGGCGAGGGTGTCCAGGTCCATGGCCTTGATCCGGCCGTCCGTGGTGAAGGCCTCGCCCAGCAGGCAGGAATCGGACTTCGAGACCTGGGTGTAGATGATTCCGGCGTCCATCTTCATGACGTTGCCCGCCGGGATCTTCATCCCGTACGCCTTCTCCATCCCCGGCAGCCCGTCCTCCCGCGAGGCGAACTCGTTCTCCACGCAGACCGTCACCGCCTTGGGGTCGCGCTGCGACAGCGCCGCCACGTCCGACATGGTCTTCAGCCCGTACTTGGCGTTGTTCTTCTTGCTGATGGCGAGCGTGTAGGTGTTGTTGAGCGTGGAGGGCGGCAGCCAGGCCACGCCGTTCTTCACGTCCGCGTCCCGCACCGCCTCCCACTGCGCGTAGGGGTCCGTGATCGGCTCGTCGTTGCCGAGGTAGGTGATCCACGCCGTGCCCGTGTACTCGTACATGGCGTCCGCGTCGCCCTGGATGATCGCCTCGCGGGCGCTGATCGACCCGGGCAGGTTGGTGCGGTCCAGCACCTCCGCGCCGGCCGCCTTGAAGATCAGGCCGATCATCTGGCCGAGCACGATGTTCTCGCTGAAGTTCTTCGAGGTGACCGTGAGCGAGGCACCCTTGAGCGGCTGCCCCTGGCCCACCGAGCCGGGCAGGACGTCGTCCACCATCGGGGAACCGCTCTTGAGCCCGCAGCCCGCGAGCGCCAGCAGGGCCGCGCAGGCCGCCGATGCCGTCCGTACTGTCCTTGTGCCGAGCCTGTCCATCTACGCCTCCAGCCCGCGCGGGGTCAGGACCGTCTCGGCCAGGGAGGCCAGCCAGTCCACGAACAGCGCCAGCGCCACCGTCAGCACCGAGCCCAGCACCAGCACCGGCATCCGCTGGGTCTGGATCCCGGAGGTGATGAGGTCGCCCAGGCCCCCGCCGCCGCCGAAGGTGGCCAGGGTCGCGGTGCCGACGTTGAGGACGAGGGCCGTCCGTACGCCCGCCAGGATCAGCGGGACCGCCAGCGGCAGTTCCACCTTCATCAGCGTTCCCATGGCGGACATCCCGATCCCGCGCGAGGCCTCCACCAGCTGCGGGTCGATCCCGCGCAGCCCCGCGACGGTGTTGGACAGCACGGGCAGGACGGCGTAGGCGACCATGCCGATGATCGCCGTCGAGGGGCCGATGCCGAGCCAGATGACCAGCAGGGCCAGCAGGCCGATGGCCGGGGTGGCCTGGCCGATGTTGGCGACGGCGGTGACCAGCGGGGCCGCCCGGCGCAGGCCGCGGCGGGTGAGGGCGATGCCGAGCGGGATCGCGATGACCAGCACCCAGAAGGTGGAGATCGCGGTGAGCTGGACGTGCTGCCACAGCCGCAGCTCGACGTTGCCGTCCGCGAGGGAGTTCTCGGCGATCGTGTCGAGGGTGGCGTTGGTGATCCACAGGTACGTGGCCAGCAGCACCAGTGCCAGCACGATGGGCAGGGTCACCAGCCGGGCCCAGGTGAGCCGGCGCCCGGGGCGGGGCGGCGCGGTGGAGGTCATGACCTCCTCGGCGGGATCGGGCTCCTCCGGGTCGCGGAAGACGTGGCCCCCCAGCTCGTGCTCGCCGGGCGGGCGTTCGGGGGAGACGGGGTTGCGCGGGCTCATGAGCCCTCCGTACCGTCCCGGAGCCCCTCCAGGTCCCGCTCGACGCGGTGGTGGCGCAGCTCCTCCAGGTCGTGCGCGTGCTCGGCCGCCGTCAGCCGGTCGGCCTCCAGCATCTCGTGCACGGAGTTCATCAGGGTCTCCATGTCCACGACGCCGATGTACTCGCCGCGCCGCCCGGTGACGGCCACCCGGCCGCCGCTGTCGGTGAGTACGGCCTCCAGGGCGTCGTGCAGGGTCGCGTCGCGGGTCACGGTGTCGTGCACGAGCTGGCCGGCCCGGGCGAGGGAGCCCTTGGCGCGCATCAGGTCGCCGCGGCGCAGCCATTTGTACGGGCGGCCGCGCCGGTCCAGCATCAGGAGCTCGTTGCCCTGGCCGGCGCGCAGGGTGTTGAAGATCTGCTGGAGCGGGTCGTCCACGGACACGGTCGGGAACTCGGCGATCTCCACGTCCCGCACCCGGGTGAGGTTGAGCCGCTTGAGCGCCGCCCCGGCGCCGACGAACCCGGAGACGAAGTCGTCGGCGGGGTTGGTGAGGATGGCCTCGGGGGTGTCGAACTGGGCGATGTGCGAGCGTTCGCGCAGGACGGCGATCCGGTCGCCCAGCTTGATGGCCTCGTCGAAGTCGTGGGTGACGAAGACGATCGTCTTGTGCAGCTCGTGCTGGAGCCGGATCAGCTCGTCCTGGAGGTGGTCGCGGGTGATGGGGTCGACGGCGCCGAAGGGCTCGTCCATCAGCAGGACCGGCGGGTCGGCGGCGAGGGCCCGGGCCACGCCCACGCGCTGCTGCTGGCCGCCGGAGAGCTGGCGCGGGTAGCGGCCGTGGAACTCGCGCGGGTCCAGGCCGACCAGGTCGAGCATCTCCTCCACCCGGTCCTTCACGCGGGACTTGGACCAGCCGGTCATCTTCGGGACCAGGGCGATGTTCTCGGCGACCGTCATGTGCGGGAAGAGCCCGGAGGACTGGATCGCGTACCCGATCTTGCGGCGCAGTTTGACCGGGTCCATGTCGGTGACGTCCTCGTCGCCGATGCGGATCCGGCCCGAGGTGGGCTCGATCAGCCGGTTGATCATCTTGAGGGTGGTGGACTTCCCGCAGCCGGAGGGGCCGACGAACACCACCAGCTCGCCCGCCTTGATCTCCATCGAGACGTCGTCGACGGAGGGGTTGGGGTTGCCGGGGTAGCGCTTGGTGAGGTTCTCCAGCTGGATGGTGGCGCCGGAGGCGGAGGCGGAGGCCGGCCGGGTCTCGGTCGGCGGGGCCTCGGTCGGCAGCTTCTCGGACTTCGGGGCCTCGGACGTCGGTTCAGACACGGATTCCCCTCGGGATGGTGAGACGGCCGAGCAGCACGTACGCGGCGTCGAAGAGCAGGGCGAGGATGACGACGCCGAGGGTCCCCGCCAGGACCTGGTTGATGGCGTTGGCGCTGCCGAGCGAGGCGATCCCGCGGAAGATCTCGTTGCCCAGGCCCGGCCCGGAGGCGTAGGCGGCGATGGCCGCGATGCCCATCAGCATCTGCGTGGAGACCCGGATGCCGGTCAGGATCGGCGGCCAGGCGAGCGGCAGCTCCACCTTCAGCAGCTGGGCGCCGCGCGACATCCCGATGCCCTTGGCGGCATCGACCAGGGCCGGATCCACCCCGCGCAGCCCCACGATGGAGTTGCGGACGATGGGCAGCAGTCCGTACAGGGTCAGGGCGATCACGGTCGGCGCGACGCCGAGGCCGACGATCGGGATCAGCAGGCCGATCATGGCGAGCGAGGGGATGGTCAGCACCGTGGAGGTGGAGGTGACCGCGAGGTTCCCAGCCCAGCCGCTGCGGTAGGTCAGGACGCCGATGGCGACGCCGAGGGCGGTCGCGATCAGCATGCACTGGAAGACGGCGCTGGCGTGCTGGAAGGCGTCGGTGAGGAGCTGCTGGTGGCGGTTGGACAGGTAGGCCCAGAAACTCACGCCACGTCACCTCGTCCGTCGTTGCCGCAGGTCGGTCGGATCAGTCGTCCTCGGCCGCCTGTTCGACCAGGGGGATGATCCGCAAGGGTACGGGATTTTCCATGACAATCGCCGTCGAAGCCCTCACGATGCCATCAAAAGCGACAACTCGGTCGATCACCCGTTGAAGGTCCGCGTTGGACCGGGCCACGAGCCGGCACAGCATGTCCCCGTGCCCGGTCGTCGTGTGCAGTTCCAGCACCTCCGGAACCCCGTCCAAGTGCGCCCGTACGTCCGCGCCTTGCCCCTGCTTGATCTCCAGCGTGGCGAAGGCCGTCACCGGGTACCCCAGGGCCGCCGGATCCACCTGCGGACCGAACCCCCGGATGACTCCGTTCGACTGAAGCCGGTCCAGCCGGGCCTGCGCCGTACCGCGCGCCACGCCGAGCCGGCGCGAGACCTCCAGGACCCCGATCCGGGGCTCGCGGGCGAGCAGGACGATGAGCCTGCCGTCGAGCTCGTCGATTCCCATGGGTGCCTCCGGGGCGGTCGGTCGGTGGTCATAGTGCACAGATATCCCAGTCATGGTCGGCTGAGAGCGAGCAGTGTGTACAGCAGAAATGGAAACTATTGCGCATCTTGTGGAACGGCGGGACTCTGCCGTCATGACTGAGACCCAGCCGCTCGACACCGCACCGCCCACCGCCGCCAAGGCCGATCCCTTCCCGGTCAAGGGCATGGACGCGGTCGTCTTCGCCGTAGGCAACGCCAAGCAGGCCGCGCACTACTACTCGACCGCCTTCGGCATGAAGCTCGTCGCCTACTCCGGACCGGAGAACGGCACGCGCGAGACGGCCAGCTACGTCCTGACCAACGGCGGCGCGCGGTTCG harbors:
- a CDS encoding S16 family serine protease gives rise to the protein MLSRLTRLPRPAALAVCAVPVLALLAVAALAPLPFVIAQPGLTADVLGSRDGKQVISITGAPTRETTGQLRMTTIQATGPSTTVTLPELVGDWFDTARAVMPRESVYPSGGSDKEIEEHNLEEMTKSQSTASAAALGYLHKDPNDVKVELNLADVGGPSAGLLFSLGIVDKLDGNGSGGDLTGGSTIAGTGTITAAGEVGAVGGVALKTQAARRDGASVFLVPAAECSDAESELPKGLRLVPVTSLTDAVNALRALQKGEPAPSC
- a CDS encoding MFS transporter; translated protein: MSRVPFTAVLLANTISIAGSSLTLIGVPWFVLQTTGSAGRAGIVAFCATLPVAIAALVGGPVIDRIGRRRVSAVSDLICGLAVAAIPLLHHTGLLEFWMLCALMAVCGLVHTPGLTARYVLLPHLAEHAGTTIARAASLYDAVSRGARMIGAALAGVLIATIGAGSVLLLDAATFGASALLVAVFLRGIPAAEPQRAAGKVSLAGYRAELAEGWRFLTRARLLLGITVMVMMTNGIDQGWSSVLLPVHGLEALGGPTALGLMIALFGGFALLGALLYGAWGERFPRRAVFAAAFLLCGAPRYVVAAFTDTPLPLAVTMALSGLGAGVLNPILTTVMMEKVPDALRSRVAGVTTAGCELTMPLGGLAAGLLVDGFGVTKALLVFGGTYFLVTLSPLVFPSWRSMEAASRLSRTEPVRPSAEPAERSPHPSAR
- a CDS encoding ArsR/SmtB family transcription factor; amino-acid sequence: MPEKNADSQNPEPQLRKLDAHSLRGLAHPLRIRLLGDLRLHGPATASQLAERLGESSGATSYHLRQLAAYGFVEDAPEHGKGRERWWRPAQDGTIFDEALVYDTDPATRGAAEVFLAEIVKIHEQELSSWLGEAHTWSLEWRRSSELSDFSLQLTPEQSHELVLKMHDLINSYRDLPPSEGTETVRVHTHAFPVRTK
- a CDS encoding glycine betaine ABC transporter substrate-binding protein, which encodes MDRLGTRTVRTASAACAALLALAGCGLKSGSPMVDDVLPGSVGQGQPLKGASLTVTSKNFSENIVLGQMIGLIFKAAGAEVLDRTNLPGSISAREAIIQGDADAMYEYTGTAWITYLGNDEPITDPYAQWEAVRDADVKNGVAWLPPSTLNNTYTLAISKKNNAKYGLKTMSDVAALSQRDPKAVTVCVENEFASREDGLPGMEKAYGMKIPAGNVMKMDAGIIYTQVSKSDSCLLGEAFTTDGRIKAMDLDTLADDRHFFPNYNAAPELHAKTLEKYPQIAGLLDPLSKRLTTETAQRLNALVDVDGQDPHEVAKDWLVAEGFIKEE
- a CDS encoding ABC transporter permease; translated protein: MSPRNPVSPERPPGEHELGGHVFRDPEEPDPAEEVMTSTAPPRPGRRLTWARLVTLPIVLALVLLATYLWITNATLDTIAENSLADGNVELRLWQHVQLTAISTFWVLVIAIPLGIALTRRGLRRAAPLVTAVANIGQATPAIGLLALLVIWLGIGPSTAIIGMVAYAVLPVLSNTVAGLRGIDPQLVEASRGIGMSAMGTLMKVELPLAVPLILAGVRTALVLNVGTATLATFGGGGGLGDLITSGIQTQRMPVLVLGSVLTVALALFVDWLASLAETVLTPRGLEA
- a CDS encoding betaine/proline/choline family ABC transporter ATP-binding protein (Members of the family are the ATP-binding subunit of ABC transporters for substrates such as betaine, L-proline or other amino acids, choline, carnitine, etc. The substrate specificity is best determined from the substrate-binding subunit, rather than this subunit, as it interacts with the permease subunit and not with substrate directly.); translation: MPTEAPPTETRPASASASGATIQLENLTKRYPGNPNPSVDDVSMEIKAGELVVFVGPSGCGKSTTLKMINRLIEPTSGRIRIGDEDVTDMDPVKLRRKIGYAIQSSGLFPHMTVAENIALVPKMTGWSKSRVKDRVEEMLDLVGLDPREFHGRYPRQLSGGQQQRVGVARALAADPPVLLMDEPFGAVDPITRDHLQDELIRLQHELHKTIVFVTHDFDEAIKLGDRIAVLRERSHIAQFDTPEAILTNPADDFVSGFVGAGAALKRLNLTRVRDVEIAEFPTVSVDDPLQQIFNTLRAGQGNELLMLDRRGRPYKWLRRGDLMRAKGSLARAGQLVHDTVTRDATLHDALEAVLTDSGGRVAVTGRRGEYIGVVDMETLMNSVHEMLEADRLTAAEHAHDLEELRHHRVERDLEGLRDGTEGS
- a CDS encoding ABC transporter permease; translated protein: MSFWAYLSNRHQQLLTDAFQHASAVFQCMLIATALGVAIGVLTYRSGWAGNLAVTSTSTVLTIPSLAMIGLLIPIVGLGVAPTVIALTLYGLLPIVRNSIVGLRGVDPALVDAAKGIGMSRGAQLLKVELPLAWPPILTGIRVSTQMLMGIAAIAAYASGPGLGNEIFRGIASLGSANAINQVLAGTLGVVILALLFDAAYVLLGRLTIPRGIRV
- a CDS encoding Lrp/AsnC family transcriptional regulator, giving the protein MGIDELDGRLIVLLAREPRIGVLEVSRRLGVARGTAQARLDRLQSNGVIRGFGPQVDPAALGYPVTAFATLEIKQGQGADVRAHLDGVPEVLELHTTTGHGDMLCRLVARSNADLQRVIDRVVAFDGIVRASTAIVMENPVPLRIIPLVEQAAEDD